In Streptomyces camelliae, the sequence CAGGCGGCGAGCCGGTCGTGCAGATAGGGTTCGGCGCGCTCGCGCAGGTCGGGTCGCTGTTCCACGGCCGCGCCCACCCAGCCGCGCAGCCACTGCTCGGTCAGCGCGGCCTGATCAGGGCCGAGCCGCCATGGGCTCGGATGCACCCGTACGGACGCCCCGCGCGCGGCGAACGCCTCGCAGGCCACGGTGACCGCGTCCGGGCCGAGCAGGCCGGCGCGCCGCTGATGGGCGTTGAACGCCTCGGCGATCTCGGCGTCCAGCGGGTGGTCCGGGGTGAGTTCGACGCGGCCGGCGACGGACAGCGTGAGCAGCGCGGGACAGCCGGCGCCGGCACAGGCGTCGACGAGGGCGAAGACCTCGTCCCGGGTGAGGACGTCGAGCAGCGCGGAGGCGGTGACCAGGGAGGCGCCGCTCAGCGCGTCCGGGGTCAGCCGGGCCACGTCACCGCGCCGGGTCTCGACGCTGACGGGGCTGCCGTCGGCGGCGGAGCGCGGGGAGGCCACGGCGGCGAAGTGCAGCAGGTAGGGATCGCGGTCGTGGAGGACCCAGTGCTGGGCGCCGTCGAGGCGGGGGGCCAGCCAGCGGCCCATCGAGCCGGTGCCGCAGCCGAGGTCGTGCACGGCGAGTCCGCCCGCCCGGCCCGGCTGGTTCGCGAGCCGGATCCTGAGCGGGTCCAGCAGGTCCTGGGCGCGGGCGGCCGCGTCGGGCCCTTCCCGCAACTGGAGCCACTCGGGCGCGTACCGGGGCGGTTCTTCGGGGTCGCCTGCGCGCAGCCGTACGGTGGCCCGCTCGCCCGGCCGGCCCACGGGCCCGGCACCGGCGACGGCCGACAGCACCGAGTCGGCGGCGGCCGCCGCGGACCCCACGGGACCGGCGGCACTCTCGACCGTCCCCTCACCGCCGCCCACGCCCGCCGGCATCCTGTGCTCCCCGTTCCCCTTCCTCCGCACGGACTCCTCCTCGCCCTCGCTCCCCCGCACCGACTCGGCTTCGGCCGGCCCCGGTTGGGCCGGAATCGCGGCGGTGCCGCTCTTCATGGTGTCGGTCATGCCGCCCTCCTCGGGGCCTCGGGGAGGCGGCCGAGGACGGTGGCCAGGCTGCGGGCGGTGGTGGCCCAGCCGTCGAGTGCGGCGCGGCGGGCGCGGGCCGCGGCCTTGAGGCGGCGGCGTACGTCGGGCTCGCCGAACCAGCCGCGCAGCTCGGCGGCGAGCGCGCCGGGGTCCTCCGGCGGGACGAGGATGCCGGGCACCCCGCCGTCGGGGGCGCGGCCGACCGCCTCCGGCAGGCCGCCGACGTCGGTGGCGAGCACCGGGATGCCGCGGGCGAGGGCCTCGGTCACCGCCATGCCGTAGGTCTCCGCGTACGACGTGAGGACCATCAGGTCGGCGGCGGCATAGGTGGCGTCCAGGGCGGCGCCGGAGCGCGGGCCGGTCAGGTGGAGCCGGTCGGTGAGGCCGTGGCAGGCGATCAGGGCGCGCAGCCGTGTCACGTACTCGGGGTCGTGGCCGAGCCCGCCGACGCACTCGCAGGTCCACGGCAGGTCCCGTACCGCGGCGAGCGCCGCGACGAGCCGGTGCTGGCCCTTGCGCGGGGTCACCGAGGCCACGCACAGCAGCCGGGAGACGCCGTCGGTGCCGGGTGCGAGGGGGGCGATGTCGGCGCCGGGGGCGGCGACGTGCACCCGTTCGGGGGCGAGGCCGTGGT encodes:
- a CDS encoding class I SAM-dependent methyltransferase → MTDTMKSGTAAIPAQPGPAEAESVRGSEGEEESVRRKGNGEHRMPAGVGGGEGTVESAAGPVGSAAAAADSVLSAVAGAGPVGRPGERATVRLRAGDPEEPPRYAPEWLQLREGPDAAARAQDLLDPLRIRLANQPGRAGGLAVHDLGCGTGSMGRWLAPRLDGAQHWVLHDRDPYLLHFAAVASPRSAADGSPVSVETRRGDVARLTPDALSGASLVTASALLDVLTRDEVFALVDACAGAGCPALLTLSVAGRVELTPDHPLDAEIAEAFNAHQRRAGLLGPDAVTVACEAFAARGASVRVHPSPWRLGPDQAALTEQWLRGWVGAAVEQRPDLRERAEPYLHDRLAACAAGALRVVVHHSDLLALPRPAGGTS
- a CDS encoding glycosyltransferase family 4 protein is translated as MTEVTLDRARLPYVPAQPPATQQPAGIIPMSLRTVHFVLPGGVDDPAAPSGGNAYDRRVCLDLPGFGWQVVPHAAPGTWPHPDRAAREELARTLRELPDDAVVLMDGLVACGVPELVTPHADRLRLAVLVHLPLGDETGLAPETAADLDARERAVLRAVPAVVATSDWAVRRLVSHHGLAPERVHVAAPGADIAPLAPGTDGVSRLLCVASVTPRKGQHRLVAALAAVRDLPWTCECVGGLGHDPEYVTRLRALIACHGLTDRLHLTGPRSGAALDATYAAADLMVLTSYAETYGMAVTEALARGIPVLATDVGGLPEAVGRAPDGGVPGILVPPEDPGALAAELRGWFGEPDVRRRLKAAARARRAALDGWATTARSLATVLGRLPEAPRRAA